A stretch of the Vitis riparia cultivar Riparia Gloire de Montpellier isolate 1030 chromosome 13, EGFV_Vit.rip_1.0, whole genome shotgun sequence genome encodes the following:
- the LOC117928762 gene encoding U-box domain-containing protein 14-like has product MSPTKDSNKISVLNQLLAIVKEISGLPECRNTTKKMYYNLVRRVKLLSPLFEELKDSEEELEDSEIRAFVLLRVALDSAMDLLKLVNEGSKLYQALQRDKIADKFCQMTDQIEASLSSIPYDKLNVSEEVQEQIELVHAQFKRAKGRTDSPDLQLDRDLEIAQKEKDPDPEVLRRLSENLQLRTINDLKKESLALHEMVISSSVDPGDCFAKMSSLLRKLKDYVLTINPEADTSEGEKGLIKHRSPVIPDDFRCPISLELMRDPVIVSTGQTYERSCIQKWLDAGHKTCPKTQQTLLHTALTPNYVLKSLIALWCESNGIELPKNQDNCRNKKTGKFVSDCDRPAIHALLQKLLDGNPEIQRAAAGELRLLAKRNADNRVCIAEAGAIPRLVELLSSTDPRTQEHAVTALLNLSINEANKGSIVNSGAIPDIVDVLKTGSMEARENAAATLFSLSVIDENKVIIGAAGAIPALIDLLCQGTPRGKKDAATAIFNLAIYQGNKVRAVRAGIVVPLMRFLKDAGGGMVDEALAILAILASHQEGKLAIGQAEPFPVLVEVIKTGSPRNRENAAAVLWSLCTGDAQHLKIARELGAEEALKELSENGTDRAKRKAGNILELLQRVEVVVDP; this is encoded by the exons ATGAGTCCGACGAAGGATTCGAATAAAATATCAGTACTGAATCAACTACTTGCGATCGTGAAGGAGATTTCTGGGTTACCCGAGTGTAGAAACACCACCAAGAAGATGTATTATAATTTGGTGAGGAGGGTCAAGCTTTTGAGTCCTCTGTTTGAGGAATTGAAGGACAGCGAAGAGGAGCTCGAGGACAGCGAGATTCGAGCCTTTGTGTTGCTGAGAGTTGCTCTCGATTCCGCTATGGACCTTCTCAAATTGGTCAACGAAGGGAGTAAGCTTTATCAG GCTCTGCAAAGGGACAAAATTGCAGATAAGTTTTGCCAAATGACAGATCAAATTGAAGCATCGTTGAGCAGTATTCCTTATGATAAACTCAATGTATCAGAGGAAGTTCAAGAACAG attGAGCTTGTTCATGCTCAATTCAAAAGAGCGAAAGGAAGAACGGACTCACCCGATTTACAACTAGATAGGGATTTAGAAATAGCACAGAAAGAAAAAGACCCTGATCCTGAAGTTCTAAGAAGACTATCCGAAAACCTGCAACTCAGGACTATCAATGATTTGAAGAAAGAATCTCTGGCTTTGCATGAAATGGTTATCTCAAGTTCTGTAGATCCAGGGGACTGCTTTGCAAAGATGTCATCTCTGCTTAGAAAGCTCAAGGATTATGTATTAACAATAAACCCTGAAGCAGACACATCAGAGGGTGAAAAGGGCTTGATCAAGCACAGATCTCCTGTTATCCCAGATGATTTCCGGTGCCCAATCTCTCTTGAACTGATGAGAGATCCTGTTATAGTCTCTACTGGACAG ACATATGAAAGATCCTGCATTCAAAAATGGTTGGATGCAGGGCACAAGACCTGTCCTAAGACGCAGCAGACTCTGTTGCACACTGCCTTAACACCCAACTATGTTTTGAAGAGTTTAATTGCTTTATGGTGTGAGAGCAATGGCATTGAGCTCCCAAAAAATCAAGATAATTGTAGAAACAAGAAGACCGGAAAATTTGTTTCAGACTGTGATCGACCCGCTATTCATGCCTTATTGCAGAAACTACTTGACGGGAATCCAGAAATACAAAGAGCAGCAGCTGGTGAGCTCCGGTTGCTGGCAAAGAGGAATGCAGATAACAGAGTATGCATTGCTGAGGCAGGAGCCATTCCTCGGCTTGTAGAACTACTATCCTCCACAGATCCCCGGACCCAAGAGCATGCTGTTACAGCACTTCTCAACCTCTCCATAAATGAGGCTAACAAGGGAAGTATTGTAAATTCAGGAGCTATTCCAGATATAGTGGACGTTCTAAAAACTGGCAGCATGGAGGCAAGAGAAAATGCTGCTGCAACCCTTTTCAGTTTATCAGTCATAGATGAGAACAAGGTGATAATAGGAGCGGCTGGGGCTATCCCAGCTCTTATTGATCTGCTTTGTCAGGGAACCCCAAGAGGAAAGAAGGATGCTGCCACTGCTATTTTTAACCTTGCTATCTATCAGGGAAACAAGGTGAGGGCTGTAAGGGCAGGGATTGTGGTGCCACTGATGAGATTCCTGAAGGATGCTGGGGGTGGAATGGTGGATGAAGCACTGGCAATACTGGCTATTCTTGCCAGCCATCAAGAGGGAAAATTGGCTATTGGCCAGGCTGAGCCCTTCCCTGTTTTGGTGGAAGTGATAAAGACAGGTTCGCCTCGTAATAGGGAGAATGCTGCAGCCGTTTTGTGGTCGTTGTGTACAGGTGATGCACAGCATTTGAAAATAGCAAGAGAGCTTGGGGCAGAAGAAGCATTGAAGGAGCTTTCAGAGAATGGCACTGATAGGGCCAAGAGAAAAGCTGGGAATATTTTAGAGCTCCTTCAACGAGTTGAAGTCGTGGTCGACCCCTAA